From Mauremys mutica isolate MM-2020 ecotype Southern chromosome 17, ASM2049712v1, whole genome shotgun sequence, one genomic window encodes:
- the LOC123351849 gene encoding adhesion G protein-coupled receptor E1-like, which produces MKQLISHLLGFCCLVCFTVTQCFTSDVDRCQDSSTCPAFAKCENVPGGYHCTCKRGFASTSGEQNFTDPTVKCVVDNCRNLSTCPAFATCENVPGGYHCTCNQGFASSSGKKYFTDATVKCVVDRCQDSSTCPAFAKCENVPGGFHCTCKRGFASTSGEQNFTDPTVKCVVDRCQNLSTCPASATCENVPGGYHCTCKRGFASSSGEQTFTDPTVKCVVDRCQNLSTCPAFAMCENVPGGYRCTCNQGFTSSSGEEHFTDATVKCVKNLFRCQPGFCKEMISKASAAT; this is translated from the exons TTGACCGATGTCAGGATTCATCTACTTGCCCTGCTTTTGCAAAATGTGAAAATGTTCCTGGGGGCTACCACTGCACCTGCAAACGTGGGTTTGCATCTACTTctggggagcaaaacttcactgaTCCAACAGTGAAGTGCGTCG TTGACAACTGTCGGAATTTGTCTACTTGTCCTGCTTTTGCAACGTGTGAAAACGTCCCTGGAGGCTACCACTGCACCTGCAATCAGGGGTTTGCATCTAGTTCTGGGAAGAAATACTTCACTGATGCAACAGTGAAATGCGTCG TCGACCGATGTCAGGATTCATCTACTTGTCCTGCTTTTGCAAAATGTGAAAATGTTCCTGGGGGCTTCCACTGCACCTGCAAACGTGGGTTTGCATCTACTTctggggagcaaaacttcactgaTCCAACAGTGAAGTGCGTTG TCGACAGATGTCAGAATTTATCTACTTGTCCTGCTTCTGCAACCTGTGAAAATGTTCCTGGGGGCTACCACTGCACCTGCAAACGCGGGTTTGCATCTAGTTCTGGGGAGCAAACCTTCACTGATCCAACAGTGAAGTGCGTTG TTGACAGGTGTCAGAATTTGTCTACTTGTCCTGCTTTTGCAATGTGTGAAAACGTCCCTGGAGGCTACCGCTGCACCTGCAATCAGGGGTTTACATCTAGTTCTGGGGAGGAACACTTCACTGATGCAACAGTGAAATGTGTCA AAAACCTCTTCCGCTGCCAGCCAGGATTCTGCAAGGAGATGATTTCAAAAGCCAGTGCGGCAACATGA
- the LOC123351850 gene encoding adhesion G protein-coupled receptor E3-like has translation MTQHKSNRFCTILNETSKTLESACGNGNQSESLKEVFTSLDSLFNATAQQSTWSKEEVAWAATAFLQRAELAALEAAWNSSENEPQTITAETMTIVAQRVTDNCSRAGKMIELNAENEMMSIDCTTVVGASEPGSGVVAFISYATLESILNNNFIDQQNLRGNDKLDSTTLNSKVVSGTIGKPGPLSKPFYFTLEHKQRKEMEDKIICVFWNFTGTWSTEGCRLLHANSTHTTCTCNHLSSFAILMASHASKESYPLTIITYVGLTLSLLCLFLAILTFLLCRSIRNVSTSLHLQLCLCLFLADLLFLTAVKSVTNEVACAVIAGLLHYLFLACFSWMFLEGLHLFLTVRNLKVVNYTSAGQFKKRFMYPFGYGFPALVVAISAAVNHKGYGTSEHCWLTIEGGFIWSFLGPVCLIIVMNLTFFITTLWILRDKISSLNADVSTLKNTRLLTFKAIAQLFILGCTWSLGLLQTKAAAMVMAYLFTIINSLQGAFIFLVHCLLNQQVREEYKRWIRRIEKSRTKSQTSRLSMSAMPMTTGTECEKSS, from the exons ATGACCCAGCAT AAAAGCAATAGATTTTGCACCATCCTGAATGAGACCTCAAAGACCTTGGAATCTGCATGTGGCAATGGAAACCAATCAGAATCCCTGAAG GAAGTCTTCACTTCTCTCGATTCGCTTTTCAATGCCACTGCCCAGCAGTCTACTTGGAGCAAGGAGGAGGTTGCATGGGCAGCCACCGCCTTTCTGCAGCGTGCAGAATTGGCTGCCTTGGAAGCTGCTTGGAACAGTTCCGAGAATGAGCCGCAGACGATCACAGCCGAGACGATga CCATCGTGGCCCAGCGGGTTACGGATAACTGCAGTCGGGCAGGGAAGATGATCGAACTGAACGCTGAAAACGAGATGATGAGCATTGACTGCACGACAGTGGTTGGTGCCAGTGAACCAG GCTCTGGAGTCGTTGCCTTCATATCGTATGCCACTCTCGAGTCCATCCTGAACAATAACTTTATTGACCAGCAAAACCTGAGAGGGAATGACAAACTGGATAGCACTACGCTGAATTCGAAGGTAGTGAGTGGGACCATTGGGAAACCTGGTCCCCTCTCCAAACCTTTCTACTTCACCCTGGAGCATAAACAG AGAAAGGAAATGGAAGACAAGATTATCTGTGTTTTCTGGAACTTCACTGGCACCTGGTCTACTGAAGGCTGCAGACTTCTCCATGCAAACAGCACTCACACCACCTGCACCTGTAATCACCTGTCCAGCTTTGCCATCCTGATGGCTTCACATGCGAGCAAG GAGAGTTACCCACTGACCATCATCACCTATGTGGGACTGaccctctccctgctgtgcctcTTCCTTGCCATCCTCACCTTCCTCCTGTGCCGCTCCATCCGCAACGTCAGcacctccctccacctgcagctctgtctctgcctcttcctggccgACCTGCTCTTCCTCACCGCAGTGAAGAGCGTCACCAATGAG gtgGCGTGTGCTGTCATTGCTGGCCTCCTACACTACCTCTTCCTGGCGTGCTTCAGCTGGATGTTTCTGGAGGGGCTGCACCTCTTCCTCACCGTCAGGAACCTGAAGGTCGTGAATTACACCAGCGCCGGCCAGTTCAAGAAGAGATTCATGTACCCGTTCGGCTACGGATTCCCAGCCCTGGTGGTGGCTATTTCTGCAGCGGTGAATCACAAAGGCTACGGAACTTCTGAACA CTGCTGGCTCACAATAGAGggaggcttcatctggagtttCCTTGGACCAGTCTGCCTTATTATTGTG atgaatttaacattttttatcacAACCCTCTGGATCCTGAGAGACAAAATCTCCTCCCTCAATGCAGATGTCTCCACCCTCAAAAACACAAG GTTACTGACATTTAAAGCCATCGCCCAGCTGTTCATCCTGGGCTGCACTTGGAGTCTTGGTCTGTTGCAAACAAAAGCGGCAGCCATGGTCATGGCATATTTATTCACCATTATCAACAGCCTGCAGGGAGCCTTCATCTTCCTGGTGCACTGTCTCCTCAATCAGCAG GTGAGAGAAGAGTACAAGAGATGGATCAGAAGGATTGAAAAATCCAGAACCAAGTCTCAGACTTCCAGGCTATCTATGTCAGCTATGCCCATGACCACCGGAACT GAATGTGAAAAGTCCTCCTGA